One stretch of Lacrimispora sphenoides DNA includes these proteins:
- a CDS encoding motility associated factor glycosyltransferase family protein, which translates to MKKYKTIDGYHVYRIKKNKKFFFLADQLDYRKEINQLLYTLEDLKFDSLIFLFGIDTGEYLQDLKKLLCAKNRVIIFEPNPAICKKFDSKLADNISLVPFEENQVRQIFNNTIHFKNINNIYFHAFGNYSSVYKEEYDRLIEHLDWTIINAASQVELAKRFKKIFIQNMTANMKVLNQSTPIHHYRSTNLNVPALVVSGGPSLDSNIRDMLNHKDQLDQYFIITGSRTAEALTKNGILPDMIVSVDPVDANFDMMKNCLNLEVPLAFYEYSNRYLVGNYKGDKVFISLLLSQTVKGFEQYQGVYCGGSVAHACIDIANMMGCSPIIFLGQDLAYTYNKHHADSAVFDYDKSLLYGATTIVKDVYGNPVGTTVTLDHYRRRLEHYIAIYKDQKRIRFINCSYGSDIKGAPHKELSEVFKEEISGRPKKNCLPNQEIQIDSRKTLDSLLCFIEEYRIKASQGLELCEIICSENQTKCLLNMEETDIDLQRILYILKIVSDFENAADTGYLGGYFSEFVYEMKERTFNMSAMDYEKLTSDLQHQARAFKIYFEKMKEMLEEVKETILETVTEFYEPHIV; encoded by the coding sequence ATGAAAAAATATAAAACAATCGATGGATATCACGTATATCGGATAAAGAAAAATAAGAAGTTCTTTTTTCTGGCAGACCAGTTGGATTACAGAAAAGAAATCAATCAATTGTTATATACATTAGAGGATTTAAAATTTGATTCCCTGATCTTTTTATTCGGAATTGATACGGGAGAATACCTTCAAGATTTAAAAAAATTGCTGTGTGCCAAAAACAGAGTGATCATTTTTGAACCAAACCCTGCGATCTGCAAAAAATTCGATTCCAAATTAGCAGACAATATAAGCCTTGTTCCGTTTGAGGAAAATCAGGTAAGACAAATTTTTAACAATACCATTCATTTTAAAAATATCAATAATATTTACTTTCACGCATTCGGCAACTATTCCAGTGTTTATAAGGAAGAATACGACCGTTTGATTGAACATCTGGATTGGACCATCATCAACGCGGCTTCCCAGGTGGAGCTTGCAAAACGATTTAAGAAAATTTTCATCCAAAACATGACTGCAAATATGAAGGTTTTAAATCAGAGCACTCCCATTCACCACTACCGGTCCACCAATCTCAATGTTCCCGCACTTGTGGTATCCGGAGGTCCTTCCCTTGATTCAAACATCAGGGATATGCTCAATCATAAGGATCAGTTAGACCAGTATTTTATCATTACCGGGAGCAGGACTGCTGAGGCTTTAACGAAAAATGGGATCCTTCCGGATATGATCGTATCCGTAGATCCGGTTGATGCAAACTTTGATATGATGAAGAACTGCCTGAACTTAGAAGTTCCCCTTGCTTTTTATGAATACAGCAACCGATATCTGGTTGGAAATTATAAGGGAGATAAAGTCTTTATTTCGCTCCTGCTTTCTCAAACAGTGAAGGGCTTTGAACAATATCAGGGTGTGTACTGCGGAGGTTCGGTCGCCCACGCCTGTATTGATATTGCAAACATGATGGGCTGCTCTCCCATCATATTTTTAGGCCAGGATCTCGCTTATACTTATAACAAACATCATGCAGACAGCGCAGTCTTTGATTATGATAAGAGCCTTCTCTATGGGGCCACAACCATTGTAAAGGATGTATACGGCAATCCGGTCGGGACGACCGTCACCCTGGATCATTACAGGAGAAGGCTGGAACATTATATTGCTATTTATAAAGACCAGAAACGAATACGGTTTATCAATTGTTCTTATGGATCGGATATAAAAGGCGCACCCCATAAGGAGCTTTCGGAAGTATTTAAGGAAGAAATTTCCGGAAGGCCAAAAAAGAATTGCCTCCCAAACCAGGAGATCCAGATAGACAGCAGGAAGACCTTAGACTCCCTTCTTTGCTTCATCGAAGAATACCGGATAAAGGCAAGCCAGGGCCTGGAGTTATGTGAAATCATATGCTCTGAAAACCAAACAAAATGTCTGCTCAATATGGAAGAAACGGATATTGACCTGCAGCGGATCTTATATATTCTAAAAATTGTAAGTGATTTTGAAAATGCAGCTGACACCGGATATTTAGGAGGATATTTCAGCGAATTCGTTTATGAAATGAAGGAAAGAACGTTTAACATGTCTGCTATGGATTATGAGAAGCTGACTTCTGATCTGCAGCATCAGGCAAGAGCTTTTAAGATATATTTTGAAAAAATGAAAGAAATGCTTGAAGAAGTAAAGGAAACCATTTTGGAAACGGTAACAGAATTCTATGAACCGCATATAGTTTAA
- a CDS encoding carboxypeptidase-like regulatory domain-containing protein, with the protein MNCFKKSSLRINGAKLQSHPEYHFDIHLEKQKFQIINGTVYSENQKPCAGAAVRITQIDCRDNTSSLLGYTLTDENGYYLFSMKAKTNMKYELAVYAPLL; encoded by the coding sequence ATGAACTGCTTCAAAAAGTCTTCTTTAAGAATAAACGGAGCTAAACTCCAATCCCATCCGGAATATCATTTTGACATCCACTTAGAAAAACAGAAATTCCAGATCATCAATGGGACCGTATACAGTGAGAACCAGAAGCCTTGTGCAGGAGCTGCGGTCCGGATCACCCAGATCGACTGCAGGGATAACACCAGTAGCCTGCTGGGTTATACCTTGACGGATGAGAATGGATATTATTTATTCTCTATGAAAGCAAAGACCAATATGAAGTATGAATTAGCGGTCTATGCTCCCCTTCTCTGA
- a CDS encoding carboxypeptidase-like regulatory domain-containing protein: MQQKILFTGCQIICSGIVTADITLSNNAFILITGTVYSPTGKPLPNAAVEILLVDDSHIPSEGKSLGVTFTLQDGTYGISLPRISEKQYKLIAYSPV, translated from the coding sequence ATGCAGCAAAAAATACTTTTCACAGGTTGTCAGATCATTTGTTCCGGAATCGTGACAGCAGATATTACCTTATCAAATAACGCGTTTATATTAATCACGGGAACCGTATACAGTCCAACTGGAAAGCCGCTGCCAAACGCTGCGGTTGAAATACTTCTCGTGGATGATTCCCATATCCCTTCTGAGGGAAAAAGCTTAGGCGTAACCTTTACGCTACAAGATGGTACTTATGGAATATCACTTCCCAGGATTAGTGAAAAGCAATACAAATTAATTGCTTATTCGCCCGTTTAA
- a CDS encoding LegC family aminotransferase, with the protein MIPLSVPNLTGNEKKYILDALDSGWISTAGSYVAKLEQGMASYLNVSGAAAVQSGTAAIHLAMLLSGVKPGQEVIVPTLTFIASANPAAYIGAVPIFMDCDDSLNIDCDKLEDFLKKECVITSSGLINKSTNRIITAVVVVHVFGNMADMERLKALTGQYGLMLIEDAAEALGTCYNQGTYHGQFAGTIGDFGTYSFNGNKIITTGGGGLLTAKDGRALEKAKYLAAQAKDDPFHYTHNEVGYNYRMTNLQAALGVGQLECLEDFIRIKENNYEYYDNAITSMENFELLKFNQKARNNRWFYSLFIKNDGLDRNAVIKQLKEKDIETRPIWQLAHTQKMYENCQAYYIEKAPFYWNRVINIPCSTSLLKKDMDYVIQALSYI; encoded by the coding sequence ATGATACCTTTATCGGTTCCCAATCTAACGGGGAACGAAAAAAAATATATATTAGATGCCCTTGACAGCGGCTGGATATCAACAGCAGGCAGCTATGTGGCAAAATTGGAACAGGGCATGGCTTCTTATTTAAATGTCTCCGGCGCGGCGGCCGTTCAAAGCGGAACTGCCGCGATCCATTTAGCCATGCTCTTATCCGGTGTGAAACCGGGACAGGAAGTGATCGTCCCAACCCTTACCTTTATTGCCTCAGCCAATCCAGCTGCCTACATAGGTGCTGTCCCTATTTTTATGGATTGTGATGATTCTCTGAATATAGATTGTGACAAGCTTGAGGATTTTTTGAAAAAGGAATGCGTCATAACCTCTTCAGGGCTGATCAATAAGAGTACAAACCGGATCATCACGGCGGTCGTCGTTGTCCATGTTTTTGGAAACATGGCGGATATGGAACGGCTGAAAGCATTGACCGGACAATATGGGCTTATGCTGATCGAAGATGCTGCGGAAGCATTGGGGACCTGTTACAATCAGGGAACGTACCATGGACAATTTGCAGGAACCATAGGCGATTTCGGAACCTATTCTTTTAACGGCAATAAGATCATCACCACAGGAGGAGGAGGGCTGCTGACCGCAAAGGATGGCAGGGCCCTGGAAAAAGCTAAGTATCTTGCTGCCCAGGCAAAAGATGATCCCTTCCATTATACTCACAATGAAGTGGGCTATAACTACCGCATGACCAACTTACAGGCAGCCCTTGGAGTCGGCCAGCTGGAATGCCTGGAGGACTTTATCCGGATCAAGGAAAACAATTATGAGTACTACGATAATGCCATAACATCAATGGAAAACTTTGAGCTGCTTAAGTTTAACCAGAAGGCGAGAAACAACCGGTGGTTCTATTCCCTGTTCATAAAAAACGATGGATTGGACCGGAATGCAGTCATAAAGCAGCTAAAGGAAAAGGATATTGAAACAAGGCCTATCTGGCAGCTCGCCCATACCCAGAAGATGTATGAAAACTGTCAGGCGTATTATATCGAAAAGGCTCCGTTTTACTGGAACCGGGTCATCAATATTCCCTGCAGCACCAGTCTTTTAAAAAAGGATATGGATTATGTTATTCAAGCATTGAGCTATATATAG
- the neuB gene encoding N-acetylneuraminate synthase encodes MSNVMIIAEAGVNHNGDLSIAKQLVDAASVIGADAIKFQTFRAEHLAVPDARKAVYQIENTGQTMSQYEMLKNLELSWQEFEELFQYCSFRRIRFLSSPFDEESLLFLDRLGVDLIKIPSGEITNYGYLKKIASLKKPVILSTGMSTEDEVGEALEILEEGGQEIILLHCSSSYPTLMEDVNLNAMNSLKHKFHKRAGYSDHTPGIEVAIAAAALGACVIEKHMTLDKTMPGPDHKASLEPDEFQQMVDSIRHIEAALGDGVKMPTQAEQKNRDYVRKYLVASREIKKGEAFTLQNLCAKRCAYGVSPMKIPSLLGTAAQRDYRKDERIDQ; translated from the coding sequence ATGAGTAACGTTATGATCATCGCCGAAGCAGGAGTAAACCATAACGGCGACTTAAGCATTGCCAAACAACTGGTGGATGCCGCAAGTGTCATAGGAGCAGACGCCATCAAATTCCAGACCTTTCGGGCTGAGCATCTTGCGGTTCCGGATGCGAGGAAAGCGGTCTACCAGATTGAAAATACCGGTCAGACCATGTCACAATACGAAATGTTAAAAAACCTGGAACTATCCTGGCAGGAGTTTGAAGAGCTGTTTCAGTACTGTTCCTTCCGGCGCATTCGGTTCCTGTCCTCTCCTTTTGATGAGGAAAGCCTCCTTTTTCTTGACCGGCTTGGGGTTGATCTCATAAAGATTCCCTCCGGAGAGATTACAAATTATGGCTATCTGAAAAAAATAGCTTCATTAAAGAAGCCAGTCATTCTGTCCACAGGAATGTCCACAGAGGATGAGGTAGGGGAAGCCCTGGAAATCCTGGAGGAAGGCGGACAGGAAATCATACTGCTCCACTGCTCCAGCTCCTATCCTACTCTGATGGAGGATGTGAATTTAAATGCCATGAATTCGTTAAAGCACAAGTTCCATAAGCGGGCGGGGTATTCCGACCATACGCCGGGAATCGAAGTTGCCATCGCTGCCGCAGCCCTTGGCGCCTGTGTCATTGAAAAGCATATGACCCTGGATAAAACCATGCCCGGACCGGATCATAAGGCAAGTCTGGAGCCGGATGAATTCCAACAAATGGTGGACAGTATCAGACATATTGAAGCCGCCCTGGGTGATGGGGTCAAAATGCCTACCCAGGCGGAACAAAAGAACAGGGATTATGTGAGAAAATACCTGGTGGCTTCCAGGGAAATCAAAAAGGGAGAAGCCTTTACCCTTCAAAACCTGTGCGCAAAACGCTGCGCATATGGGGTATCTCCCATGAAGATACCCAGCCTGTTGGGAACAGCCGCTCAAAGAGATTATCGGAAAGACGAAAGGATTGACCAATGA
- a CDS encoding NAD-dependent 4,6-dehydratase LegB, translating to MKKVLVTGADGFIGSHLTETLIERGYDVRAFIFYNSFNSWGWLDSLPDEIKKEIEIHPGDIRDPNGVRNAMTGIESVFHLAALIAIPFSYHSPNSYVDTNIKGTLNVLQAARSLGTDKVLITSTSEVYGSAKYVPIDESHPFQGQSPYSATKIGADRLAESFYRSFSLPVSIVRPFNTYGPRQSARAVIPSIISQLLTGTKEICLGSLTPTRDFNYVKDTVNGFIEIEKSEKTIGEEINIASQTEISIGELASELIRQINPQARIVCEPERMRPEKSEVNRLLGSNKKLKELTDWNQEYSLSLGLKKTIDWLEKNQDKYKTGIYNL from the coding sequence ATGAAAAAGGTTCTGGTTACTGGAGCGGATGGATTTATAGGCAGTCATTTAACAGAAACACTTATTGAACGGGGATACGATGTAAGAGCGTTTATCTTTTATAATTCCTTTAATAGCTGGGGCTGGCTGGATTCTCTTCCTGATGAAATAAAGAAGGAAATTGAGATACACCCTGGGGATATCCGGGATCCAAACGGCGTAAGGAACGCCATGACAGGGATAGAATCGGTCTTTCATCTGGCCGCTTTAATCGCCATCCCCTTTAGCTATCACTCTCCTAATTCCTATGTGGATACCAATATAAAGGGAACGTTAAATGTTCTTCAGGCCGCAAGAAGCCTTGGTACGGATAAGGTACTCATCACCTCTACTTCTGAGGTTTATGGCAGCGCCAAATATGTTCCGATTGACGAATCCCATCCCTTTCAGGGACAATCGCCCTATTCCGCTACAAAAATCGGAGCCGACCGTCTGGCAGAATCCTTTTACAGAAGCTTTTCTCTTCCGGTATCCATTGTCAGGCCTTTTAACACTTATGGCCCCAGGCAGTCTGCAAGGGCTGTAATACCGTCCATCATCAGCCAGCTGCTGACTGGGACCAAAGAGATATGCCTTGGCAGTCTGACTCCCACCAGGGATTTTAATTATGTAAAAGATACTGTAAACGGTTTTATTGAAATAGAAAAATCCGAAAAAACCATTGGCGAAGAAATCAACATTGCAAGCCAAACGGAAATCTCCATCGGCGAACTTGCTTCGGAGCTGATCCGCCAGATCAATCCCCAGGCCAGGATCGTCTGCGAACCAGAACGGATGCGCCCTGAAAAAAGCGAGGTAAACAGGCTTCTTGGATCAAATAAAAAGTTAAAAGAGCTTACAGACTGGAACCAGGAATACTCTCTTTCCCTTGGCCTAAAAAAAACCATTGACTGGTTGGAGAAAAACCAGGATAAGTATAAGACCGGCATCTATAACCTTTAG
- a CDS encoding DUF3793 family protein encodes MKTGGGMDMLLERNLIEYCSPTLASIKTANLFSHPFSSEMDLESQLSLLNGQLGEKGISLLLLCRRGNKALIYVYRKANLKADLSRPEVGKFLQAYGYENMEVEAALKRLKERLNQEGEFPHEIGVFLGYPLGDVVGFIQNGGKNCKCTGCWKVYSDECEAVKLFARYKKCRRMYVNLWQNGRTIWQLTVASSGK; translated from the coding sequence ATGAAAACAGGCGGAGGTATGGATATGCTGCTGGAAAGGAATCTAATTGAATATTGTTCCCCCACACTGGCCTCCATTAAGACGGCAAACTTATTCAGCCATCCCTTTTCCTCGGAGATGGACTTGGAAAGCCAGCTCTCCCTCTTAAACGGCCAGCTGGGAGAGAAGGGAATATCCTTGCTTTTGTTATGCAGGCGAGGGAATAAGGCACTTATCTATGTCTACCGGAAAGCCAATTTGAAGGCTGATTTAAGCCGGCCGGAAGTGGGGAAGTTTCTGCAGGCCTACGGCTATGAGAATATGGAAGTGGAGGCAGCTTTAAAAAGGCTTAAGGAGAGGCTGAATCAGGAAGGGGAATTTCCTCATGAGATCGGGGTCTTTCTCGGCTATCCCCTGGGGGATGTGGTGGGATTTATCCAAAACGGAGGAAAGAACTGCAAATGCACCGGATGCTGGAAAGTGTATTCCGATGAGTGTGAGGCAGTGAAATTATTTGCCAGATACAAAAAGTGCAGGAGAATGTATGTGAACCTGTGGCAGAATGGCAGGACCATCTGGCAGCTCACAGTAGCGTCTTCCGGAAAATAG
- a CDS encoding acetyltransferase, with protein sequence MKEELILIGGGGHAESIIDTIRGLEKYMITGILDRSKKAGTEVLGIKIIGSDEDLAGWFNRGIKNAVISVGSIGNPGPRRTLYEQCKKIGYEFPNILDKSSILSETLKIGEGNFIGKGVLINCNVTIGNGTIINTGAIVEHGCRIEDFVHIAPGSVLCGNVLVRANSHIGAHSTIIQGVTIGNDTIIGAGSLVLKNISSNKLAYGSPAKEVAYHE encoded by the coding sequence ATGAAAGAGGAACTGATCCTGATCGGCGGAGGCGGTCATGCGGAAAGTATCATCGATACCATCAGAGGACTGGAAAAATATATGATCACAGGCATTCTGGACCGCAGCAAAAAAGCGGGTACAGAGGTCCTGGGCATAAAGATCATAGGAAGTGATGAGGATTTAGCCGGCTGGTTTAACCGGGGAATTAAGAATGCGGTAATCTCCGTAGGAAGCATTGGAAATCCGGGACCAAGGCGGACTCTATACGAACAGTGCAAGAAAATAGGTTATGAATTTCCCAATATCCTGGATAAAAGCTCCATCCTTTCAGAAACTCTTAAAATCGGGGAAGGGAACTTTATCGGTAAGGGGGTCCTTATTAATTGCAATGTTACCATAGGAAATGGAACGATTATTAATACGGGGGCAATCGTCGAACATGGCTGCAGGATTGAAGACTTTGTCCATATCGCACCCGGAAGCGTCTTATGCGGAAATGTCCTGGTCAGGGCCAATTCCCATATTGGAGCCCATTCCACCATCATACAAGGCGTGACCATAGGGAATGACACCATAATCGGCGCCGGGAGTCTTGTATTAAAAAATATATCATCAAATAAGCTGGCTTATGGAAGTCCGGCAAAGGAGGTAGCTTACCATGAGTAA
- a CDS encoding methyl-accepting chemotaxis protein, whose protein sequence is MNLKGIRRKIILNTLIVTIIISVVTTIVLSVSAMSLTNLTLMETLMPFAKTASKSIESSLHIMADRIFMIGENHELTSEEATLEEKHQVLDKATSGIEFVWLALYTQEGRLYTGNGNSPSDISGGDLFKKMQETQNLVIGDTSVGENGLEVYVGMPITTEKNNTFYLVGSYKYDMLDDVISSIHIGYSGHAFVMNESGQVVAYPDTDLIKSGENVYSLYKDNGKLLEVFDAMKSGRIGSASVSLDGKDTLVVYAPVRGANWYLAIITPKSDFTNIVNTAVMINIGITITLTLLAILFIARFAGKISKSLRSVTERIQKLAQGDLTSPVEVMMTNDEAQTLSNSLKETIEQVSGYISQLQNALERLSAGNLDVSVSDQFAGDFVVMKDSVHNITDFLNLLINDLQRSAETLNHAAQEVSQSARLMNESSGHQSMSIDRLVEETDSISKDIVIVDEHARTARELMEQSMEKLSMGDEHMENTLRAMENISHNAAEITKITKFLEEIAFQTNLLALNASVEAAHAGEAGKGFAVVANEIRDLAEKSAESSKRTAEMIVHSQQAIEEGVRYADLTAHFLNELTDISKQTYEITEDLEKLVGNEKLSLENASLDISQISRHARQNLESSGAVASLSGDLAQQAQSLEEMSGRFRLRSGSERRDGQ, encoded by the coding sequence ATGAATTTAAAAGGAATTCGGCGGAAGATCATCTTAAATACATTGATTGTCACCATCATTATTTCTGTGGTTACAACCATTGTATTGTCCGTATCCGCCATGTCTCTGACCAATCTCACATTGATGGAAACCCTCATGCCTTTTGCTAAAACTGCTTCAAAAAGCATTGAAAGCAGTCTGCATATCATGGCAGACCGTATATTTATGATTGGGGAAAATCATGAACTGACATCAGAGGAAGCGACTCTTGAGGAAAAACACCAGGTTCTTGACAAGGCCACATCTGGAATAGAATTTGTATGGCTGGCTCTATACACACAGGAAGGCAGACTGTATACGGGCAACGGAAACAGCCCTTCTGATATTTCCGGGGGAGATTTGTTCAAAAAGATGCAGGAAACTCAAAATCTTGTGATCGGGGATACTTCTGTCGGGGAAAATGGACTTGAAGTATATGTGGGAATGCCCATAACCACAGAAAAGAATAACACTTTTTATCTGGTTGGAAGTTATAAGTATGACATGCTTGATGATGTGATCAGCAGTATACATATTGGCTACAGCGGCCACGCTTTTGTTATGAACGAAAGCGGCCAGGTGGTCGCTTACCCTGATACAGATTTAATTAAGAGCGGAGAGAATGTATATTCTCTTTATAAGGATAATGGAAAGCTCCTGGAAGTATTTGATGCAATGAAATCAGGAAGGATCGGATCCGCTTCTGTGTCCTTAGATGGGAAGGATACTCTTGTGGTCTATGCACCTGTACGAGGGGCAAACTGGTATTTAGCCATCATAACGCCAAAATCAGACTTTACGAATATCGTGAACACTGCCGTTATGATCAATATAGGCATTACCATAACCCTTACCCTGCTTGCAATTTTATTTATAGCCCGGTTTGCAGGAAAAATCTCAAAGTCTTTGAGAAGTGTAACAGAGCGGATACAGAAGCTGGCTCAGGGAGATTTGACAAGCCCTGTGGAAGTGATGATGACAAACGATGAGGCCCAGACCCTTTCCAATTCGCTGAAAGAAACAATAGAACAGGTGAGCGGATACATTTCCCAGCTTCAAAATGCCCTGGAACGGCTTTCTGCCGGCAATTTAGACGTCAGCGTCAGCGATCAGTTTGCAGGAGATTTTGTGGTTATGAAAGATTCCGTTCATAATATTACGGATTTCTTAAACCTGTTGATCAATGACCTTCAGCGGTCGGCTGAAACCCTGAACCATGCTGCCCAGGAGGTATCCCAAAGCGCCCGCCTTATGAATGAATCTTCCGGCCATCAGTCCATGTCCATTGACCGGCTCGTGGAGGAGACAGACTCCATCTCAAAAGACATTGTCATTGTGGATGAGCATGCAAGAACCGCCCGTGAACTTATGGAGCAGTCCATGGAAAAGCTGTCAATGGGCGATGAACATATGGAGAATACCCTTCGGGCAATGGAGAATATCAGCCATAATGCGGCCGAAATAACAAAAATCACAAAATTCCTGGAAGAAATAGCATTCCAGACAAACCTTCTTGCCCTGAATGCAAGCGTTGAAGCCGCCCATGCAGGCGAAGCAGGAAAAGGGTTTGCCGTAGTGGCAAATGAAATCCGTGATCTTGCTGAAAAAAGTGCGGAATCTTCAAAGCGTACTGCCGAGATGATCGTACATTCCCAACAGGCGATTGAAGAGGGGGTCAGGTATGCCGATCTTACCGCTCATTTTTTAAATGAGCTGACGGATATCTCCAAGCAGACTTATGAGATAACAGAAGACCTGGAAAAACTTGTGGGAAATGAGAAATTAAGCCTTGAGAATGCGTCTCTTGACATCTCCCAGATATCCCGGCACGCCCGCCAAAACCTTGAATCAAGCGGCGCTGTGGCTTCTTTAAGCGGGGATCTGGCACAACAGGCTCAAAGTCTTGAAGAAATGTCCGGACGTTTCCGTCTTCGTTCCGGTTCCGAAAGGAGGGATGGACAATGA
- a CDS encoding nucleotidyltransferase family protein, translating to MEVRKFIIAPDVSIREAIRQLDQTARKILVVEENNKLAGVLTDGDIRRWILKNKDISMPVRLIMNTAPVVIKKEKSHLALEIMKEKQIEGLPLVNDNNEVTDILFWNELNDHNPGRQKKTQTPVVIMAGGRGSRLYPYTKIIPKPLIPIGDTPIVERIMNQMMEYGFYEFYLTINYKKELIKAYFNDDHRYHLHLIEEDYPLGTAGSLNLVKKNIKGSFLVSNCDILVDVNYTKLLIYHKTHKNKITVVTAMKSYEIPYGVVTLGENGSVDALKEKPRYELLVSTGLYVLEEEILKYIPQDQYFDMTDLIRKCLKNGEQVGAYPVMDSAWLDMGEFSEMKKMAEKMKL from the coding sequence ATGGAAGTTCGTAAATTTATTATTGCTCCGGATGTTTCTATTCGGGAGGCAATCAGACAATTGGACCAGACAGCAAGAAAAATCCTTGTTGTTGAAGAAAATAATAAGCTGGCCGGTGTTCTCACAGACGGGGATATCAGGCGGTGGATATTAAAGAATAAGGATATTTCCATGCCGGTACGCCTGATCATGAATACTGCCCCTGTTGTTATAAAAAAAGAGAAAAGCCATCTGGCGCTGGAGATCATGAAAGAAAAACAAATCGAAGGGCTGCCCTTGGTAAATGATAACAATGAGGTCACCGATATCCTGTTTTGGAATGAGCTAAACGATCATAATCCGGGCCGCCAAAAGAAAACTCAGACACCGGTAGTCATCATGGCTGGAGGCAGGGGTTCCCGGCTATATCCTTATACAAAGATCATTCCAAAGCCTCTGATTCCAATCGGCGATACCCCCATTGTAGAACGGATTATGAATCAGATGATGGAATATGGGTTTTATGAATTCTATCTTACCATAAACTATAAAAAAGAGCTTATAAAAGCCTATTTTAACGATGACCATCGTTATCATCTCCACCTAATCGAAGAGGATTATCCCTTAGGAACAGCCGGGTCCTTAAACCTGGTCAAAAAGAATATAAAGGGAAGTTTTCTTGTAAGCAACTGCGATATTTTAGTTGATGTCAATTACACCAAGCTTCTTATTTATCACAAAACCCATAAAAACAAGATCACAGTTGTCACAGCCATGAAGAGCTATGAGATTCCCTATGGGGTGGTTACCTTAGGCGAAAACGGTTCCGTTGATGCCTTAAAAGAAAAACCCAGATATGAGCTGTTAGTGAGTACCGGTCTTTATGTATTAGAGGAGGAAATCTTAAAATACATCCCTCAGGATCAGTATTTTGATATGACAGATTTGATCCGCAAATGTTTAAAAAACGGGGAGCAGGTAGGAGCCTATCCGGTCATGGATAGCGCCTGGCTGGATATGGGAGAATTCAGCGAAATGAAAAAAATGGCCGAGAAAATGAAATTATGA